A region from the Hirundo rustica isolate bHirRus1 chromosome 20, bHirRus1.pri.v3, whole genome shotgun sequence genome encodes:
- the QSOX2 gene encoding sulfhydryl oxidase 2: MAAAGGGRRALLPFPVPLPALFPALLLVLLVAAATARLYRPGHDPLTVLTAGSVRPALLNSSAAWVVQFYSSSCGHCIAFAPTWRALAGDVKDWESAIRVGVLDCGEEGNYETCKEYGIHYYPTLRYFKAFTKQFTTGENYQAGADRELQTLRQMMIDFLQNHSQEVKPPACPPLDPVLSSDLPSLFDQSSHHYTAIVFESNSSYVGREVILDLIQYENIVVRRALNFDKPFLEKMGVTSVPSCYLIQPNGSHGLINNLKPLRSFFSSYLKSLPGVRKKLLLPLQLPAPENKEESTEIKVWKEFDKSRLYMADLESGLHFLLRVELATHRALEGAELKTFKDFVTVSAKLFPGRQPVVKLLETLQEWLVSLPLDKIPYDAILDLVNNKMRISGIFLPRKIQWVGCQGSRPELRGYSCSLWKLFHTLTVQAALRPKALINTGLEDNPQIVLQVMRRYIQHFFGCKACAQHFEEMAKESMDSVSSSDQAVLWLWEKHNVVNNRLAGDLTEDPKFPKVQWPTPDICPACHEEIKGLHSWNKDQVLQFLKSHYGSENILYKYTESQTDPSDSEQGDTREGKDKNLPKNSGGNGENKLQDKENPVNPGSKALEKPEGNPGAVQGSGKNAAASVNLKGTRQAVSFLGIGFSNLDMSLCVILYVASSLFLMIMYFFFRMRSKRWKVKYHRSSV; the protein is encoded by the exons atggcggcggcgggcgggggccggcgggCGCTGCTCCCGTtcccggtgccgctcccggCGCTCTTCCCGgcgctgctcctggtgctgctggtggccgCCGCCACGGCGCGGCTCTACCGGCCCGGGCACGACCCGCTGACCGTGCTGACGGCCGGCTCCGTGCGGCCGGCGCTGCTCAACTCCTCGGCCGCCTGGGTGGTGCAGTTCTACAGCTCGTCCTGCGGCCACTGCATCGCCTTCGCTCCCACCTGGCGAGCGCTGGCGGGGGACGTCAAAG ACTGGGAATCTGCAATTAGAGTTGGAGTGCTGGACTGTGGGGAAGAAGGGAACTATGAGACGTGCAAAGAATATGGGATTCACTATTACCCAACTTTAAGG TACTTCAAAGCATTTACAAAGCAGTTCACAACTGGAGAAAATTACCAAG caggagcagatcgAGAGCTGCAAACACTTCGTCAGATGATGATTGACTTCCTCCAGAACCATTCCCAGGAGGTGAAacctcctgcctgcccaccGCTGGATCCAGTGTT gtCCAGTGATCTCCCGTCTCTTTTTGACCAGAGCAGCCACCACTACACAGCCATTGTGTTTGAGAGCAACAGCTCCTACGTGGGCCGAGAG GTTATCTTAGACTTGATCCAGTATGAAAACATCGTGGTGAGGAGAGCCTTGAATTTTGATAAACCTTTCCTGGAGAAAATGGGGGTCACCTCAGTCCCCTCGTGCTACCTGATACAGCCCAATGGCAGCCATGGATTAATTAACAA TTTGAAGCCTCTAcggtctttcttttcttcatatttaaaGTCACTGCCAGGTGTAAGGAAAAAACTCCTTTTgccactgcagctgcctgctccagaAAACAAAGAGGAGAGCACAGAAATCAAGGTGTGGAAAGAGTTTGATAA GTCCAGGCTCTACATGGCCGACCTTGAGTCGGGATTGCATTTCCTGCTCCGGGTGGAGCTGGCCACGCACAGGGCGCTCGAGGGAGCCGAGCTAAAAACCTTCAAGGACTTTGTCACCGTCTCTGCCAAG ctttttcctgGCCGTCAGCCTGTGGTGAAGTTGTTAGAGACCTTGCAGGAGTGGCTGGTGAGCCTTCCATTAGACAAAATCCCTTACGATGCTATCCTGGATCTGGTCAACAACAAAATGCGG ATTTCTGGGATATTTCTCCCCAGGAAAATCCAGTGGGttggctgccagggcagcagacCAGAGCTGAGGGGCTacagctgctccctctggaaGCTGTTCCATACCCTCACTGTTCAGGCTGCCCTGAGACCAAAAGCTTTGATAAACACAG GTCTTGAGGACAACCCCCAGATTGTGCTGCAGGTGATGAGGAGATACATCCAGCACTTCTTTGGGTGCAAGGCTTGTGCTCAGCACTTTGAGGAGATGGCCAAAGAATCCATGGATTCCGTGAGCAGCTCGGACCAGGCTGTTCTGTGGCTCTGGGAGAAGCACAACGTGGTGAACAACAGGCTGGCAG GTGATTTGACTGAAGATCCAAAATTCCCCAAAGTTCAGTGGCCAACTCCAGACATTTGTCCTGCATGTCACGAAGAAATCAAAGGACTGCACAGCTGGAATAAAGACCAAGTCCTACAATTCCTGAAGTCCCACTACGGCAGTGAAAATATTCTCTATAAATACACCGAGAGCCAGACTGACCCCAGTGACAGCGAGCAGGGAGACACGAGGGAGGGGAAAGACAAAAACCTGCCAAAGAACTCGgggggaaatggagaaaataagCTCCAGGATAAGGAAAACCCGGTAAATCCAGGCTCCAAGGCGTTAGAGAAACCGGAGGGAAATCCTGGAGCTGTCCAAGGTAGCGGCAAAAATGCAGCTGCATCCGTCAACCTCAAAGGGACCAGGCAGGCTGTGTCCTTCCTAGGGATTGGATTTTCCAACCTAGACATGAGTCTGTGTGTCATCCTCTATGTGGCATCATCCTTGTTTTTAATGAtcatgtacttttttttccGGATGAGATCCAAGCGCTGGAAAGTGAAGTATCACCGTTCCTCGGTGTAG